In one window of Cellulophaga sp. HaHa_2_95 DNA:
- a CDS encoding TonB-dependent receptor plug domain-containing protein, giving the protein MKCIKFFCFLLFPVVLLAQKAVITGVILDATNVPLSNTNVRTSAKGTISDENGFYFLEVDADQQINITFSHIGHKDVVLKKVLLNTNETFEFNPVLNTAITQIDEITITASGRKTVDAITTIDPEIIRLLPGATAGVENVLKLLPGVSSNNELSTQYNVRGGNFDENLVYVNEIEVYRPFLIRSGQQESLSFINSAMIQNVNFSAGGFQAKYGDKLSSVLDITYKNPVSFGVQIDASLLGANAAIETSGKNKKLSTITGVRYRDNSLLINSQETVTNINPVAFDFQTYESYTISKKINIGFLGTFSVNDYQNRPSARTTNFGTLNDPKSLTIFYAGQEHNQYNTASGALKATYHLTENTTLKLIPSLYHTIEEESSSIIAQYQLGDLNSDLGTVSNTKSLGTQLNSARNTLDALIFNLEHKGIYHKSTSKLEWGAKYSHEDIRDQLRESEFLDSLGFLVRPNTSEFINNEPATPFNTPITALESVNATNYVQTNRISAYLQYSKQVDWQSNALYLNIGARAQHWSVSGKNIARNAQTVFSPRAQIAFKPNWEKDMFFKIAVGVYHQPPFYREFRDLNGNVNPNVKAQKSIHTVLSNEYSFILWDSPFKLVSEAYYKDLSNVNTYTVEDVRIRYAANNNAKAYVYGTEFRLNGAFVPGTESWVSLGYMKTEENSNNRGYIARPTDQRIKVGVLLQDYIPSIPNVKMYLNLVYNTGLPGGSPNNADPYLFNSRLRDYKRADLGISYTFVDENKQASKNSWLSGFKELSGGFELFNLFNNQNSITNTWVRDIDTKQQFAVPNYLTSRILNLKVRMRF; this is encoded by the coding sequence TTGAAATGTATTAAATTCTTTTGTTTTCTTTTATTTCCAGTTGTTCTACTCGCCCAAAAAGCAGTGATTACTGGAGTTATTTTAGATGCTACTAATGTACCTCTTTCAAACACTAATGTCCGCACTTCTGCTAAAGGAACCATCTCTGACGAAAATGGTTTTTACTTTTTAGAGGTGGATGCGGATCAGCAAATCAACATTACCTTTTCTCACATTGGACACAAAGATGTGGTTTTAAAGAAAGTACTACTTAACACAAATGAAACTTTTGAATTCAATCCGGTTTTAAACACCGCTATTACTCAAATTGATGAAATAACCATTACAGCTTCCGGAAGAAAAACTGTAGACGCCATCACCACCATTGATCCCGAAATTATCCGACTATTACCTGGAGCAACTGCAGGAGTAGAAAATGTATTAAAGCTATTACCAGGAGTATCTTCTAACAATGAGTTAAGTACGCAGTACAATGTACGCGGGGGTAATTTTGATGAAAACTTAGTCTATGTAAATGAAATTGAAGTATACAGACCCTTCTTAATACGATCCGGTCAGCAAGAAAGCTTGAGTTTTATCAATAGTGCTATGATTCAGAATGTAAACTTTTCTGCAGGTGGTTTTCAAGCAAAATACGGGGATAAACTCTCTTCTGTTTTAGACATCACCTATAAAAACCCAGTATCTTTCGGCGTTCAGATAGATGCGAGTTTATTAGGTGCCAATGCCGCTATAGAAACTAGCGGAAAAAACAAAAAATTAAGCACTATTACTGGTGTGCGATACAGGGATAATAGTTTACTGATAAACTCACAGGAAACAGTAACGAATATTAATCCGGTAGCTTTTGATTTCCAAACCTATGAGAGTTATACAATTTCAAAAAAAATAAATATTGGCTTTTTAGGGACGTTTTCTGTAAATGATTATCAAAATAGGCCTAGCGCAAGAACTACAAATTTTGGCACCTTAAATGACCCCAAATCTTTGACGATTTTTTATGCAGGCCAAGAACACAATCAATACAACACAGCATCTGGTGCTTTGAAAGCTACTTACCATCTCACTGAAAATACAACGCTTAAACTTATTCCATCACTATACCATACCATAGAAGAGGAGTCTTCTAGTATTATTGCTCAATACCAGTTGGGTGACTTAAATTCTGATTTAGGCACCGTTTCTAACACCAAAAGTTTAGGGACGCAACTTAACAGCGCTAGAAACACCTTAGACGCCTTAATATTTAACCTAGAACACAAAGGTATTTACCATAAAAGTACTAGTAAATTAGAATGGGGCGCAAAATACAGTCACGAAGATATTAGGGACCAATTAAGGGAATCAGAATTTTTAGATTCTTTAGGATTTTTAGTAAGACCCAATACGAGCGAGTTTATAAATAATGAGCCCGCCACTCCTTTCAATACGCCTATAACAGCCTTAGAAAGTGTAAACGCCACCAACTACGTTCAAACAAATAGAATATCTGCCTACCTTCAATACAGCAAACAGGTAGATTGGCAATCTAATGCACTATACTTAAATATCGGCGCAAGGGCGCAACATTGGTCTGTTTCTGGAAAAAATATAGCGCGCAATGCCCAAACAGTTTTCAGCCCTAGGGCACAAATAGCCTTTAAACCCAATTGGGAAAAAGATATGTTTTTTAAAATTGCAGTAGGAGTATACCACCAACCGCCATTTTACCGTGAGTTTAGAGATTTGAATGGCAATGTAAATCCAAATGTAAAAGCGCAGAAATCTATCCATACCGTGCTATCAAATGAATATAGCTTTATACTTTGGGATAGCCCTTTTAAACTTGTAAGCGAAGCCTATTATAAAGATTTAAGTAATGTAAATACATATACTGTTGAAGATGTACGGATACGCTATGCCGCCAACAATAATGCTAAGGCCTATGTATATGGCACAGAGTTCAGATTAAATGGTGCCTTTGTACCTGGAACAGAATCTTGGGTAAGTCTTGGTTACATGAAAACGGAAGAAAACAGCAACAACCGCGGATATATTGCCAGACCCACAGATCAACGCATAAAAGTAGGCGTTTTACTTCAAGATTACATTCCTTCTATTCCCAATGTAAAAATGTATTTAAACTTGGTTTACAACACGGGTCTCCCTGGCGGTTCTCCAAATAACGCAGACCCGTATTTATTTAATAGTAGATTAAGAGATTATAAACGGGCAGATTTAGGAATTTCCTATACTTTTGTAGACGAAAACAAACAAGCATCCAAAAATAGTTGGCTTAGTGGTTTTAAAGAACTGTCTGGCGGATTTGAATTATTTAATTTATTCAACAACCAGAATTCGATAACAAACACATGGGTTCGTGACATAGACACAAAACAACAATTTGCAGTGCCTAATTATTTAACAAGTCGGATTTTAAATTTAAAAGTTCGCATGCGATTTTAG
- a CDS encoding DUF2752 domain-containing protein yields MLPCFSKKMLGIDCPGCGIQRSLALILHGEFGAAFKMYPAIYSLLLLFCFLILNNFFTIKGSNKIIISLTSITVSLILINYILKFL; encoded by the coding sequence ATGCTCCCGTGTTTTAGCAAAAAAATGTTGGGTATTGACTGTCCTGGCTGCGGTATTCAACGCTCCCTTGCGTTAATTCTTCACGGAGAATTTGGAGCTGCTTTTAAAATGTACCCTGCCATTTACTCCCTTTTATTACTTTTTTGTTTTCTAATTCTTAATAATTTTTTCACCATCAAAGGGTCTAATAAAATAATCATTTCACTTACTAGTATTACCGTTTCTTTAATATTAATCAATTATATATTAAAATTTTTATAA
- the rny gene encoding ribonuclease Y has protein sequence MDGITIGIIAVLVGLAIGFAVAKFMEKGKASKTIQSAKKEAERVLRDANVEGENIKKDKIFQAKEKFLELKAEHEKVINTKDKKIGEAEKRTRDKESQISSELAKNKKLSDQLEAQIKEVSYKNEFFDKKQSELDKLHKNQVQQLEVISGLSAEEAKGQLLESLRETAKSDAMSYMQSTMEEAKLTAQQEAKKIIINTIQRIGTEEAVENCVSVFNLESDDVKGRIIGREGRNIRALEAATGVEIVVDDTPEAIILSCFDSIRREVARLSLHKLVTDGRIHPARIEEIVKKTEKQIEQEIVEIGKRTVIDLGIHGLHPELIRAVGRMKYRSSYGQNLLQHSREVAKLCGVMAAELGLNTKMAKRAGLLHDIGKVPNTEAEMETPHAILGMQWAEKFGEKPDVCNAIGAHHDEIEMKNLIAPIVQVCDAISGARPGARRQVLDSYIQRLKDLEEIAFGFGGVQKAYAIQAGRELRVIVESEKVTDDKAAELSFEISQKIQTDMTYPGQVKVTVIRETRAVNVAK, from the coding sequence ATGGATGGTATAACAATAGGGATAATAGCAGTGTTGGTTGGTTTAGCGATTGGCTTTGCTGTTGCAAAATTTATGGAAAAAGGGAAAGCCTCTAAAACCATACAAAGTGCAAAGAAAGAGGCTGAAAGAGTACTTAGAGACGCCAATGTAGAGGGAGAGAATATTAAGAAAGATAAAATATTTCAGGCTAAAGAAAAGTTTTTAGAATTAAAGGCTGAGCATGAAAAAGTAATTAATACCAAGGATAAAAAGATTGGTGAAGCTGAGAAAAGAACAAGAGATAAAGAGTCTCAAATTAGTAGTGAGTTAGCAAAAAACAAAAAACTTAGCGATCAATTAGAAGCACAGATAAAAGAGGTTTCTTATAAGAATGAATTTTTTGATAAGAAACAGTCAGAATTAGATAAGTTACATAAAAATCAAGTACAACAGCTTGAGGTTATTTCTGGTTTATCTGCAGAAGAGGCTAAAGGGCAGCTTTTAGAATCACTTCGTGAAACAGCAAAGTCTGATGCCATGTCCTACATGCAGTCTACCATGGAGGAGGCTAAATTAACAGCCCAACAAGAGGCTAAGAAAATTATTATAAATACCATTCAACGTATAGGAACAGAAGAGGCTGTTGAAAATTGTGTATCTGTATTTAACCTTGAGTCAGACGATGTAAAAGGTAGAATTATTGGTCGTGAAGGACGTAACATTAGAGCTCTAGAGGCAGCTACAGGAGTAGAGATTGTAGTAGATGATACGCCAGAGGCAATTATTCTTTCTTGTTTTGATTCTATACGTAGAGAAGTAGCTAGATTGTCCCTTCATAAATTGGTGACAGATGGGCGTATTCACCCAGCACGTATTGAAGAGATCGTTAAAAAGACTGAAAAGCAAATAGAACAAGAAATTGTAGAAATAGGAAAGCGCACGGTTATCGATTTAGGAATTCATGGATTGCATCCAGAATTAATTAGAGCGGTAGGTAGAATGAAATATCGTTCTTCTTATGGGCAAAACTTACTACAACACTCTAGAGAAGTAGCAAAACTTTGTGGCGTAATGGCAGCAGAGCTTGGTTTAAATACCAAGATGGCTAAAAGAGCTGGTCTATTACATGATATAGGTAAAGTTCCTAACACAGAGGCAGAGATGGAAACTCCGCATGCTATTTTAGGAATGCAATGGGCAGAGAAGTTTGGAGAAAAGCCAGATGTATGCAATGCTATTGGAGCTCACCATGATGAGATTGAGATGAAAAACCTGATTGCTCCAATTGTTCAGGTGTGTGATGCTATTAGTGGTGCACGACCTGGTGCAAGAAGACAAGTATTAGATTCCTATATACAGCGTCTTAAAGATTTAGAAGAAATAGCCTTTGGTTTTGGAGGTGTGCAAAAAGCATATGCGATACAAGCAGGTAGAGAGCTACGTGTTATTGTAGAATCAGAAAAGGTGACTGATGATAAAGCAGCGGAATTATCTTTTGAAATTTCTCAAAAAATACAGACAGATATGACGTATCCTGGTCAAGTTAAAGTAACCGTAATCCGTGAAACTAGAGCGGTGAATGTGGCTAAATAG
- a CDS encoding cell division protein ZapA, with translation MAEKLKIKLSIADRVYPLTIDPSQEEGLRKAAKNIEQLAKNFESNYAVRDKQDVLAMCALQFASKIEQRSIEQMEDTTEVTAKLKALDELVSEKLSVK, from the coding sequence ATGGCGGAAAAGCTCAAAATAAAACTTTCTATTGCTGATAGAGTCTATCCATTAACGATAGATCCTAGTCAGGAAGAAGGTTTGCGTAAAGCGGCTAAAAATATAGAGCAGCTTGCAAAGAATTTTGAGAGTAATTATGCAGTAAGAGATAAGCAAGATGTCTTGGCAATGTGTGCTTTGCAATTTGCTTCTAAGATAGAACAACGCAGTATTGAACAAATGGAAGATACCACTGAAGTCACGGCAAAATTAAAGGCCTTAGATGAATTGGTTTCTGAAAAGCTAAGTGTAAAATAA
- a CDS encoding cysteine desulfurase family protein — translation MRKVYLDNAATTQVRESVIKKMQDALAECYGNPSSTHSFGRTAKTAIERTRKTIAKYINAHPSEIIFTSGGTEADNMILRCAVRDAKVTTIITTKIEHHAVLHTVEELEKEYGINVSYVDLDVYGNPKAAHLEALLQKDDAKKLVSLMHVNNEIGNIIPLAEIASLCKANNALFHSDTVQSLGHLPFDVQQVPADFLTAAAHKFHGPKGIGFAFVRRNSGLKPMIFGGSQERGFRAGTEAFHNIVGLEEAFVCAYDNLAEEKAYVTDLKSYFIKQLKEALPEVQFNGHSGNLEKSTYTLVNARLPFDAQKSLMLLFQLDIKGIACSKGSACQSGSDLGSHVLTEILSPEEMKKPSIRFSFSKYTTKDDLDYVIGELKAFAEN, via the coding sequence ATGCGAAAAGTTTATTTAGATAATGCGGCTACAACACAGGTTAGAGAATCTGTTATAAAAAAAATGCAAGATGCTTTGGCAGAATGCTATGGTAATCCTTCTTCTACCCATAGTTTTGGTCGTACGGCAAAGACAGCTATAGAGAGAACCAGAAAAACGATTGCTAAATACATTAATGCGCATCCTTCTGAAATTATTTTTACTTCTGGAGGTACAGAAGCTGATAATATGATTTTACGTTGCGCTGTACGCGATGCAAAAGTAACCACAATTATAACTACTAAAATTGAGCATCATGCAGTACTTCATACCGTAGAAGAGCTTGAAAAAGAATACGGGATTAACGTATCTTATGTAGATTTAGATGTCTATGGTAATCCTAAGGCAGCACATTTAGAAGCTTTATTGCAAAAAGATGATGCCAAGAAATTGGTGAGTTTGATGCATGTAAATAATGAAATAGGTAATATTATTCCATTAGCGGAAATCGCATCACTTTGTAAGGCTAATAATGCGCTGTTTCATTCAGATACAGTGCAATCTTTAGGGCATTTACCTTTTGATGTTCAGCAGGTACCTGCAGATTTTTTAACAGCAGCAGCGCATAAATTTCATGGACCAAAAGGAATAGGTTTTGCTTTTGTTAGACGAAATTCAGGTCTGAAACCTATGATTTTTGGAGGGTCTCAAGAGCGTGGTTTTAGAGCAGGAACCGAAGCCTTTCATAATATTGTTGGTTTAGAAGAAGCTTTTGTTTGTGCGTATGATAATCTAGCAGAAGAAAAAGCCTATGTTACAGATTTGAAATCTTACTTTATAAAGCAGCTCAAAGAGGCGTTACCAGAAGTTCAATTTAATGGACACTCAGGAAATTTAGAAAAGAGTACTTACACTTTGGTGAATGCAAGATTACCTTTTGATGCGCAAAAATCTTTGATGCTCTTATTTCAGTTGGATATTAAAGGTATAGCTTGTTCTAAAGGAAGTGCTTGCCAGTCTGGCAGTGATTTAGGATCGCACGTACTTACGGAGATTTTGAGTCCTGAAGAAATGAAAAAGCCGTCAATTCGCTTTTCATTTTCAAAATATACGACCAAAGACGACTTAGATTATGTTATCGGAGAACTAAAAGCTTTTGCCGAAAATTAA
- a CDS encoding Smr/MutS family protein: MSFKIDDRVEAMDDTITGVIKEMKGDKITVLSDDGFLLIYQPSELIKIIDDRNLTVSNFEIAKIKSEKAIPKKRNSQLVKPKERSAPKMEVDLHIHNLVPSQRGMSNYDMLNIQLDTAKRQLEFAIRKKIQKVVFIHGVGQGVLKEELQYLFGRYDAVKYYDADYQKYGLGATEIYIYQNS, from the coding sequence ATGTCTTTTAAAATTGATGATAGGGTAGAAGCTATGGATGATACGATTACAGGTGTCATTAAAGAAATGAAGGGTGATAAAATTACGGTTTTAAGTGATGATGGATTTCTACTGATATACCAACCATCAGAATTAATAAAAATTATAGACGATCGTAATCTTACCGTCTCCAATTTTGAAATTGCAAAAATTAAATCTGAAAAAGCAATCCCTAAAAAAAGAAATTCTCAGCTTGTTAAGCCAAAAGAACGAAGCGCTCCCAAGATGGAAGTAGATTTGCATATTCATAATCTTGTCCCATCGCAACGAGGCATGTCTAATTATGATATGTTAAACATACAATTGGATACCGCTAAAAGACAATTGGAATTTGCTATTCGGAAAAAAATACAAAAAGTAGTATTTATCCATGGGGTAGGACAAGGAGTTCTTAAAGAAGAACTACAGTACCTTTTTGGTAGATATGATGCTGTAAAATATTACGATGCAGATTATCAGAAGTACGGATTAGGTGCTACTGAAATTTATATATATCAAAACAGTTAG
- a CDS encoding CCC motif membrane protein → MEQQKLPNATLIIVLSIASFLCCCFYGIGIITAVIALVLAFNSQKIYNLNPEDYSNIGTIKTGKIISIIAIVVNLAFIGFVIWLISELGLEVLQSGDQELIQEKMQELFGQ, encoded by the coding sequence ATGGAACAACAAAAATTACCCAATGCAACATTAATAATCGTTTTATCTATTGCCAGCTTCTTATGCTGTTGTTTTTATGGTATTGGAATTATAACTGCCGTAATTGCATTAGTATTAGCTTTTAATTCTCAAAAAATATATAATTTAAATCCTGAAGACTACTCTAATATCGGAACTATTAAGACCGGTAAAATTATTTCTATAATTGCTATAGTTGTAAACCTTGCCTTTATTGGTTTCGTGATATGGTTAATTTCTGAATTAGGTTTAGAAGTTTTACAAAGTGGAGATCAAGAGTTGATTCAGGAAAAAATGCAAGAACTTTTTGGTCAATAA
- a CDS encoding M23 family metallopeptidase, giving the protein MKATIFGLIFLFTSTAFAQENFPQDAFRSPLDIPLVLAGTFGELRSNHFHSGIDIKTQQREGLKAYAIADGTVTRIKVSLWGYGKVIYIAHPNGYTSVYGHLQKFSPKIEEYINKIQYKKQAFEVEVFPDFGELKVDQGELIAYTGNTGGSSGPHLHFEIRSSVSEKPTNPLLYGYDIKDNTVPVLSGLFVYPLSKDSQVNQNANKLELKFSKQSDGSFLAEKVYATGTIGFGINSFDRQDLAANQNGLYQVQQLVNGKVYTDYDLESFSFGETRYINTLIDYQHFGRYRQRIQKLYKTPRNTMSIYNEVYNNGEIDVAEGLSYNVEILMKDIENNTTKVVIPVEGKKEVLKISKKEDKTSNYLVAKKPNTYDLGGVQVYFPSNTFYEDFYIDLKKGADTVTIHNSTVPAHQNFTITFDTAKFSPEEHKQLFIARLDSRLRPSHMTTYKRGNTFSTRTRNLGTYTIAKDSVAPKVRATNFKEKQWLSNYKYLSLQITDDLSGIDTYSATLNGKWILMEYEPKKNTITYNFDANIVDQKECNLEVVVTDNVGNSTTFKSSFYRK; this is encoded by the coding sequence ATGAAAGCAACCATATTTGGTTTAATATTCCTATTTACTAGTACCGCATTTGCTCAAGAAAATTTTCCTCAAGATGCATTTAGATCTCCATTAGACATTCCGCTGGTATTAGCAGGAACTTTCGGCGAGTTAAGGAGCAACCACTTTCATAGTGGTATTGATATAAAAACGCAGCAAAGAGAAGGCCTAAAAGCCTATGCTATTGCTGATGGAACAGTTACTCGAATAAAAGTCTCTTTATGGGGCTACGGTAAAGTAATTTATATTGCCCATCCTAATGGATATACTTCGGTTTATGGACACTTGCAAAAATTTTCTCCTAAAATAGAAGAATACATCAATAAAATACAATACAAGAAACAAGCGTTTGAAGTAGAAGTATTTCCAGATTTTGGCGAGCTTAAAGTAGACCAAGGAGAACTTATTGCCTATACAGGGAACACAGGGGGCTCTTCTGGACCGCACTTACATTTTGAAATTAGGAGTAGTGTTTCTGAAAAACCAACAAATCCGTTGTTATACGGATATGACATTAAAGACAATACTGTACCCGTATTGTCAGGACTTTTTGTCTATCCATTAAGTAAAGACAGCCAAGTAAACCAAAATGCTAACAAATTAGAATTAAAATTTTCTAAGCAAAGCGACGGCAGTTTTCTTGCAGAAAAAGTATATGCTACAGGAACCATTGGTTTTGGCATCAATTCTTTTGACAGGCAAGACTTAGCAGCCAATCAAAATGGCTTATACCAAGTGCAGCAACTAGTTAACGGAAAAGTTTACACGGATTACGATTTGGAATCTTTTTCTTTCGGAGAAACAAGATATATTAATACCTTAATAGATTATCAGCATTTTGGAAGATACCGTCAGCGTATTCAAAAATTATATAAAACGCCACGCAATACCATGAGTATTTATAACGAGGTTTATAATAATGGCGAGATAGATGTGGCAGAGGGACTTAGTTACAATGTTGAAATTCTTATGAAAGACATTGAAAATAATACCACCAAAGTGGTAATCCCTGTAGAAGGAAAAAAGGAAGTTTTAAAAATCTCAAAAAAAGAAGATAAGACTTCGAATTATTTAGTAGCCAAAAAACCGAATACTTATGATTTGGGAGGAGTACAAGTTTATTTCCCTTCCAATACCTTTTATGAGGATTTTTACATCGATTTAAAAAAAGGAGCAGATACGGTTACCATTCATAATAGCACCGTTCCTGCTCATCAGAATTTCACTATTACTTTTGATACTGCTAAATTTTCTCCAGAAGAACATAAGCAATTATTTATTGCACGCTTAGATAGCAGACTGCGCCCTAGTCACATGACTACATACAAAAGAGGCAATACGTTTTCTACACGTACCCGAAATTTAGGAACTTATACCATTGCAAAAGATAGCGTTGCCCCTAAAGTACGTGCTACTAATTTTAAGGAAAAACAATGGTTAAGTAATTACAAATACTTGAGCTTACAAATTACGGATGATTTAAGCGGAATAGACACCTACTCTGCTACCTTAAATGGAAAGTGGATTCTCATGGAATATGAACCAAAAAAGAATACCATAACCTATAACTTTGATGCTAATATCGTAGATCAAAAAGAGTGTAACTTAGAAGTTGTGGTAACAGATAATGTAGGAAATAGCACTACCTTTAAGAGTTCATTCTACAGAAAATAG
- the rocD gene encoding ornithine--oxo-acid transaminase → MAILETMTSKDVIALEDKHGAHNYHPLPVVLSKGEGVFVWDVEGKKYYDFLSAYSAVNQGHCHPEIVGAMTKQAQTLTLTSRAFYNDVLGKYEKYATETFGFDKLLPMNTGAEAVETALKICRKWAYEKKGIPENQAQIVVCENNFHGRTTTIISFSNDPVARKNFGPYTDGFLKIEYDNLKALEEVLEQNKNIAGFLVEPIQGEAGVYVPSANYLKDAKALCAKHNVLFIADEVQTGIARTGRLLATCGNCDCADKHCSGTPEVKADILILGKALSGGAYPVSAVLANDAIMGVIQPGNHGSTFGGNPIAAAVGVAALEVIKNENLAQNAFELGELFRAELNKFIPTSSIVNAVRGKGLLNAILINDTEESSTAWDICMALKENGLLAKPTHGNIIRFAPPLVMTKEQLLDCVGIITNTLQKFEK, encoded by the coding sequence ATGGCTATTTTAGAAACTATGACTTCTAAGGACGTAATTGCTTTAGAAGACAAGCATGGAGCACACAATTATCATCCATTACCTGTAGTATTAAGTAAAGGAGAAGGCGTTTTTGTTTGGGATGTAGAAGGTAAAAAGTATTATGATTTTTTATCTGCTTACTCGGCTGTAAATCAAGGACATTGTCATCCAGAAATTGTTGGGGCAATGACCAAACAAGCGCAAACACTTACATTAACTTCTAGAGCATTTTACAATGATGTGTTAGGGAAATATGAGAAGTATGCAACAGAAACCTTTGGTTTTGATAAGTTGTTACCTATGAACACAGGGGCGGAAGCAGTAGAGACCGCTTTGAAGATTTGTAGAAAATGGGCTTATGAGAAAAAAGGAATTCCAGAAAATCAAGCACAGATTGTGGTTTGCGAGAATAACTTTCATGGAAGAACTACTACAATTATTTCATTTTCGAACGACCCTGTTGCTCGTAAGAATTTTGGACCTTACACAGACGGATTCTTAAAAATAGAATACGATAATTTAAAAGCTTTAGAGGAAGTTTTAGAGCAGAATAAAAATATTGCAGGCTTTCTAGTAGAACCAATTCAAGGAGAAGCAGGGGTTTATGTGCCTTCCGCGAATTATTTGAAAGATGCTAAAGCGCTTTGTGCAAAGCACAATGTATTGTTTATAGCAGATGAAGTGCAGACTGGTATAGCAAGAACAGGGAGGCTTTTGGCTACTTGCGGTAATTGTGATTGTGCTGACAAGCACTGTAGTGGTACTCCAGAAGTAAAAGCTGATATTTTAATATTAGGAAAGGCATTATCTGGTGGTGCGTATCCAGTATCTGCCGTTTTAGCTAATGATGCTATTATGGGGGTAATACAGCCAGGAAATCACGGTTCTACATTTGGTGGTAATCCTATAGCAGCGGCAGTTGGCGTTGCGGCCTTAGAGGTTATTAAAAATGAAAACCTTGCGCAGAATGCTTTTGAATTAGGAGAATTATTTAGAGCAGAACTAAACAAGTTTATTCCTACTAGTTCTATCGTTAATGCAGTACGTGGTAAGGGTTTGCTAAATGCTATTTTAATTAATGATACAGAAGAGAGCTCAACGGCTTGGGATATTTGTATGGCTTTGAAAGAAAACGGACTTTTAGCTAAGCCCACGCATGGAAACATCATTCGTTTTGCACCGCCTTTAGTTATGACCAAAGAGCAGCTGTTAGATTGTGTTGGCATTATTACCAATACACTTCAGAAGTTTGAAAAATAA
- a CDS encoding CCC motif membrane protein — protein sequence MHQQSLPGSSEALTYGILSIALTIFCCGPFGAIFSFLGLSSAKKAHRIYAESTGEYTGYENSKTGKILSYIGLAIAAIYLLFFLLYFGAIIAFVFAAAADGNF from the coding sequence ATGCATCAACAATCATTACCCGGATCTAGTGAAGCCCTAACTTACGGTATACTATCAATTGCATTGACCATTTTTTGCTGTGGTCCCTTTGGTGCTATATTTAGTTTCCTTGGACTTTCAAGTGCTAAAAAAGCGCATCGGATTTATGCCGAAAGCACTGGCGAATACACAGGATATGAAAATTCTAAAACAGGGAAGATATTATCTTATATCGGTTTGGCAATAGCAGCCATTTACCTTTTGTTTTTCCTTTTATACTTTGGCGCCATTATCGCTTTTGTCTTTGCTGCGGCAGCAGACGGAAATTTCTAA
- a CDS encoding CCC motif membrane protein gives MEQQKLPNATMIIVLGILGYLCCCFAALGIIPSAIAFFMATKSQKLYEEKPEVYDNYNIIKTGKIVALIALILNILMVINIIYTLSTVGWEAWTSEFSRQWTEGLESGGDY, from the coding sequence ATGGAACAACAAAAACTTCCCAATGCAACAATGATTATTGTATTAGGAATATTGGGATATTTATGCTGCTGTTTTGCAGCACTTGGAATAATACCTTCTGCAATTGCCTTTTTCATGGCAACTAAATCACAGAAACTTTATGAAGAAAAACCAGAAGTATATGATAATTATAATATAATCAAAACAGGTAAAATTGTTGCTTTGATTGCATTAATCTTAAATATATTAATGGTGATTAATATTATTTACACCTTATCTACCGTTGGATGGGAAGCTTGGACTTCAGAATTTTCTAGACAGTGGACTGAAGGACTTGAATCTGGAGGTGATTATTAA